One window from the genome of Spiractinospora alimapuensis encodes:
- a CDS encoding cytochrome P450 family protein — protein MTTHSTVNLTDPELARSPARSHATIRESAPIARAEIPGVGQVWLVSRYEDVKAVLSDSRFVRNPDNVPGMKANNLTQAFRQHSGINEEFAVYTSSSLTQLDAPEHSRLRKLVSRAFTARRIAALRPSVERIAEDLLDALPSHAENGVVDLLAHFAYPLPVTVIGELIGVPHRDRAVWKERSGAVLTTISGGADPTVINEALGNLIDYAQDMIEQRRREPRDDLTSALVQAQEKDGDRLSTTEMVTLIFTLVFAGHETTATLIGNGTVALLSHPDQRAKLQRDPALLPRAVHEMLRWCGVITLGGRPGYATEDVELNGTVIQRGEAVMTSLVGANFDPRVFADPDAFDITRDTDGRPETHVAFMHGPHYCLGAALARQEGEVAFEALLRRYPRLALATDSRELELDANLAQFRYAAIPVTLH, from the coding sequence ATGACCACCCACTCGACGGTGAACCTCACTGATCCGGAACTGGCGCGCAGTCCAGCCCGGAGCCACGCGACGATCCGGGAGAGCGCACCGATCGCTCGCGCCGAGATCCCCGGTGTCGGGCAGGTGTGGCTCGTGTCCCGGTACGAGGATGTCAAGGCCGTACTCAGCGACTCCAGGTTCGTTCGGAACCCGGACAACGTGCCAGGTATGAAGGCGAACAATCTGACCCAAGCGTTCCGACAGCACTCCGGGATCAACGAAGAGTTCGCCGTGTACACCAGCTCCTCGCTCACACAACTCGACGCGCCGGAGCACTCACGGCTACGGAAACTGGTCTCCCGCGCGTTCACAGCACGACGCATCGCCGCGTTGCGCCCCAGCGTCGAGCGGATCGCCGAGGACCTGCTGGACGCGCTACCCAGCCACGCCGAGAACGGCGTCGTCGACCTGTTGGCACACTTCGCCTACCCGTTGCCAGTCACCGTGATCGGCGAACTGATCGGCGTCCCACATCGCGATCGCGCGGTATGGAAGGAGAGGTCGGGGGCGGTTCTCACCACGATATCCGGTGGTGCTGATCCCACCGTGATCAACGAAGCCCTGGGAAACCTGATCGACTACGCCCAGGACATGATCGAGCAGCGCCGACGGGAACCCCGGGACGACCTGACCAGCGCGCTGGTCCAGGCGCAGGAGAAGGACGGGGACCGGCTCAGCACCACGGAGATGGTCACGTTGATCTTCACTCTGGTGTTCGCGGGACACGAGACCACCGCCACTCTGATCGGCAACGGCACCGTCGCTCTGCTCAGTCACCCGGACCAGCGAGCCAAATTGCAGCGGGACCCCGCGCTGCTCCCCCGCGCCGTGCACGAGATGTTGCGCTGGTGTGGAGTGATCACCCTGGGCGGCAGACCGGGGTACGCGACCGAGGACGTCGAGCTCAACGGCACCGTGATTCAAAGGGGCGAGGCGGTCATGACCTCGCTCGTGGGGGCCAACTTCGACCCCCGAGTGTTCGCGGATCCCGACGCCTTCGACATCACGCGGGACACCGACGGCCGCCCGGAGACACACGTGGCCTTCATGCACGGCCCGCACTATTGTCTGGGGGCGGCCTTGGCCCGCCAGGAGGGTGAGGTCGCGTTCGAGGCTCTGCTGCGCCGATACCCCCGGCTGGCTCTGGCCACGGACTCTCGGGAACTCGAACTCGACGCCAACTTGGCCCAGTTCCGCTACGCCGCGATTCCCGTGACCCTCCACTGA
- a CDS encoding GbsR/MarR family transcriptional regulator, producing the protein MVINDRERELLDRFGLYFERAGSTQTAGRLVAWLMICDPPEQSITQLAEGTDVSKASVSTVARHLEEAGYLERVPHAGTRQHYYRLRKGGMTTVVKHRQRFLDDAAALGRDALELMGPDAARLETLREWTGLMEFMSGRLDALVEEWQEQWRDRQA; encoded by the coding sequence GTGGTTATCAACGACCGGGAGCGTGAGCTTCTGGACCGCTTCGGTCTCTACTTCGAGCGAGCCGGCAGCACACAGACCGCGGGCCGTCTCGTCGCGTGGCTGATGATCTGCGATCCACCGGAGCAGTCGATCACCCAGCTCGCGGAGGGCACCGACGTGAGCAAGGCGTCCGTGAGCACCGTGGCACGGCACCTGGAAGAGGCCGGGTACCTCGAACGGGTGCCCCACGCCGGTACTCGGCAGCACTACTACCGGCTGCGTAAGGGCGGCATGACCACCGTCGTCAAGCATCGCCAACGGTTCCTGGACGACGCCGCCGCACTCGGAAGAGATGCGTTGGAGCTGATGGGTCCCGACGCCGCACGCCTGGAGACGCTACGGGAATGGACCGGCCTCATGGAGTTCATGTCCGGGAGGCTCGACGCGCTGGTGGAGGAGTGGCAGGAGCAGTGGCGTGACCGCCAGGCGTGA